The proteins below come from a single Arcobacter sp. F2176 genomic window:
- a CDS encoding dialkylrecorsinol condensing enzyme — protein MNQKKVLVISYSQTGQLSNLVNNFTKPLFENKNIEVIYKNIEPKKTFPFPWSLMTFMDSFPESVYLDPCEINEFEDDSNDYDLIILSYQVWFLSPSIPISSFLKSSWAKKKFKNKPVITLIGCRNMWIMAQEKMKKILINLDAKLIDNVVLIDKGNSLETFITTPRWMLTGKKNSIFGLSSAGIDENEIKKSQRFGKALVDALMNDKEKENKSLLYGLKAVVVDTKLIKSEKIGTKSFTIWGKLIKKIGKPGDIKRKPIVMLYLIFLLLMIITVVPINMIIQSILRKINKDAVIKEKELYELPSGSSDERIKEYQ, from the coding sequence TTGAATCAAAAAAAAGTTTTAGTAATTTCTTATTCTCAAACTGGACAATTAAGTAATTTAGTCAATAATTTCACAAAACCTTTATTTGAAAATAAAAATATTGAAGTTATTTATAAAAATATTGAACCAAAAAAAACTTTTCCTTTTCCTTGGTCTCTTATGACTTTTATGGATAGCTTTCCTGAGTCTGTTTATCTTGATCCTTGTGAAATAAATGAGTTTGAAGATGATTCCAATGATTATGATTTGATTATACTTTCTTATCAAGTTTGGTTTTTATCACCTTCTATTCCTATCTCATCATTTTTAAAATCTTCTTGGGCAAAAAAGAAATTTAAAAATAAACCTGTAATTACTCTGATTGGCTGTAGAAATATGTGGATAATGGCGCAAGAAAAGATGAAAAAGATCTTAATAAACCTTGATGCAAAATTAATAGATAATGTGGTACTTATTGACAAAGGTAACTCTTTAGAGACATTTATCACAACACCTAGATGGATGCTAACTGGTAAAAAAAATTCAATTTTTGGATTAAGTAGTGCAGGAATTGATGAAAATGAAATAAAAAAATCTCAAAGATTTGGGAAAGCACTAGTTGATGCTTTAATGAATGATAAAGAAAAAGAAAATAAAAGTTTACTTTATGGATTAAAAGCAGTTGTTGTAGATACAAAACTTATCAAAAGTGAAAAGATAGGAACCAAAAGCTTCACTATTTGGGGTAAACTAATAAAAAAAATTGGTAAACCAGGTGACATAAAAAGAAAACCAATTGTAATGTTGTACTTAATATTTTTATTATTGATGATAATAACAGTAGTTCCTATAAATATGATAATACAATCGATTTTAAGAAAAATAAACAAAGATGCAGTTATAAAAGAAAAAGAACTATATGAATTACCTTCGGGAAGTAGTGATGAAAGAATAAAGGAATATCAATAA
- a CDS encoding beta-ketoacyl-ACP synthase III, whose amino-acid sequence MSNVYINNIQKFMPNEPVDNKDIEEYLGYIGGKKSKAKNIVLRSNGIKKRFYVLEKGTQKPLFTNAQLCSNAINKLIDEDFTLNDIQCLACGTTSPDQLMPGHTLMVQGELGISGIETISASGICLSGINALKYIYYGIKAGDLTKAVSCGSEASSPILCARNFTEESNHQLEELERNAGIAFEKDFLRWMLSDGAGAMRVENKANKNKLSLKIEFIDVLSYAGEMPVCMYSGLEILENNSIKSWRAYEQEEVMKKSLLSVRQDVKLLNENIVEYTVIKPLIKIIEKRKINPEQYDYFLPHYSSTYFRDKLYEGLKKANFEIPYDKWFTNLVTHGNTGSASMYIMLEELFNSDRLKKGQKILCYIPESGRFSTAFMSLEVV is encoded by the coding sequence ATGTCAAATGTTTATATAAATAACATTCAAAAATTTATGCCAAATGAACCTGTAGATAATAAAGATATAGAAGAATATTTGGGCTATATTGGTGGTAAAAAATCAAAAGCAAAAAATATAGTTTTAAGAAGTAATGGAATAAAAAAAAGATTTTATGTTTTAGAAAAAGGAACTCAAAAGCCTTTATTTACAAATGCTCAACTTTGTTCAAATGCAATCAATAAATTAATTGATGAAGATTTTACTTTAAATGACATTCAATGTTTAGCTTGTGGAACTACTTCACCTGATCAATTAATGCCTGGACATACTTTGATGGTGCAAGGAGAATTGGGAATAAGTGGAATTGAAACAATATCAGCTTCTGGAATTTGTTTAAGTGGAATAAATGCATTGAAATATATCTATTATGGAATAAAAGCAGGAGATCTTACAAAAGCAGTTTCTTGTGGTTCAGAAGCATCTTCTCCAATCTTATGCGCTAGAAACTTCACAGAAGAATCAAACCATCAATTAGAAGAGTTAGAAAGAAATGCAGGAATAGCATTTGAAAAAGATTTTCTAAGATGGATGCTTTCTGATGGTGCAGGAGCTATGAGAGTAGAAAACAAAGCAAATAAAAATAAACTTTCTTTAAAAATTGAGTTTATTGATGTCTTGTCATATGCTGGAGAAATGCCTGTTTGTATGTATAGTGGACTAGAAATACTTGAAAATAATTCTATTAAATCATGGCGTGCTTATGAGCAAGAAGAAGTTATGAAAAAGTCATTATTAAGTGTACGACAAGATGTAAAACTTCTAAATGAAAATATCGTTGAATACACAGTAATAAAACCTTTAATTAAAATAATTGAAAAACGGAAAATCAATCCAGAACAATATGATTATTTTTTACCACACTATTCTTCAACATACTTTAGAGATAAATTATATGAAGGATTAAAGAAAGCAAACTTTGAAATTCCATATGACAAATGGTTTACAAATCTAGTAACACATGGAAATACAGGGAGTGCTTCTATGTATATCATGTTAGAAGAATTATTTAATAGTGATAGATTAAAAAAAGGTCAGAAAATCCTTTGTTATATTCCCGAAAGTGGAAGATTTTCTACTGCATTTATGTCTTTAGAAGTTGTTTAA